In Candidatus Bathyarchaeia archaeon, the following are encoded in one genomic region:
- a CDS encoding chorismate-binding protein — protein MAKCPKCGTVVSSPKKKWTMAGRPDKSGKRMQLEIGLFDCPKCKKPFREVLSKKKV, from the coding sequence ATGGCTAAATGTCCAAAATGCGGAACCGTCGTCTCATCGCCAAAGAAGAAGTGGACAATGGCTGGACGCCCAGACAAATCAGGAAAAAGAATGCAGTTGGAAATCGGACTTTTCGACTGCCCCAAATGTAAGAAACCATTCCGAGAAGTCCTAAGCAAGAAGAAAGTTTAA
- a CDS encoding signal peptidase I, whose product MATATLKKLWKNEYVQTIITILLMLGIVFGFWYGVQFALNTEHPALAVASTSMLPTLKVGDLIIVQGVPPEQIHANYLDGDIVVFRNKSKPEDLIVHRAVRIENTSSGYIIYTKGDNVPGERDQFSPWPASLLVGKVVGKIPWVGNLALLMQSKANMYLFTIVIIIIIVLFLTFPFESEKEEKQGEKTVIWKEKKLFGKISLNMVYLLVINMLIITFIAFSLWGAFTFWQPGANPAQNVPIQGMYPDVEFHDNFSNVHEVYLISNFLSYTINANVSDGAHEGIRLGVPTFSWAQAAIILLIMVDVWELVKFLRRRKKVETVVEAQKPILTK is encoded by the coding sequence TTGGCAACGGCAACACTCAAGAAACTGTGGAAAAACGAGTATGTCCAAACTATAATAACGATTCTCTTAATGTTGGGCATAGTTTTCGGGTTCTGGTATGGTGTACAGTTTGCGCTTAACACTGAACACCCCGCATTAGCAGTAGCCTCCACAAGCATGCTGCCAACACTAAAGGTAGGCGACCTAATAATAGTCCAAGGTGTACCACCAGAACAAATCCACGCCAACTACCTCGACGGAGACATCGTCGTCTTCAGAAACAAATCTAAACCAGAAGACCTTATTGTCCACAGAGCCGTCAGAATAGAAAACACCAGTAGCGGCTACATCATCTACACAAAAGGAGACAACGTTCCCGGAGAAAGAGACCAATTTTCTCCTTGGCCCGCATCCCTACTTGTTGGAAAAGTTGTGGGAAAAATTCCTTGGGTTGGCAATTTAGCGCTGCTTATGCAGTCGAAGGCAAACATGTATCTGTTCACAATTGTAATCATCATTATAATTGTGTTGTTTCTGACGTTTCCCTTTGAAAGTGAAAAAGAAGAGAAACAAGGTGAAAAGACAGTGATATGGAAAGAGAAGAAACTGTTTGGAAAAATCAGCCTAAACATGGTTTATCTTCTTGTCATAAACATGCTAATCATAACTTTTATAGCCTTTAGTTTATGGGGAGCCTTCACTTTTTGGCAGCCCGGAGCCAACCCAGCGCAAAATGTTCCAATCCAGGGAATGTATCCTGACGTAGAGTTTCACGACAACTTCAGCAACGTTCACGAAGTTTATCTTATTTCCAACTTCCTATCCTACACAATCAATGCCAACGTAAGCGACGGTGCACATGAGGGAATACGATTGGGTGTTCCAACCTTCTCGTGGGCTCAAGCTGCAATAATTCTCTTGATAATGGTGGACGTTTGGGAACTGGTGAAATTTCTGAGACGTAGGAAAAAGGTGGAAACCGTTGTTGAGGCTCAAAAGCCTATATTAACAAAATAG
- a CDS encoding TldD/PmbA family protein gives MESLMEEDLALFAVGYAVKFGADYVDVRLEDHYNELITVADGKVQRGVINRKRGLGVRTLVNGAWGFQSTTNLSKNGVKQAVEIAFKIAKASSRHVHAPVKLAPTKAYKISYETKVKVDLENVAFEDKLKEMMTWEKKLHTSKRIVRGTVDYTGIKIDKVFVNSEGANIRFSNSVAWVGLKADAKKGDVTQFYEKMTGHSGGYEIFQKKDMEEISAETGRKAESLLKAKAVKTEKDAVVVLDSNYVALLTHEIVGHPSEADRVLGREAAWAGTTWWADKIGEKIGSDYFTAYDDPTVAGTLGYFLYDDEGVKAKRKVLIEKGVLKGHMHSRETAAIFGVEPNAGMRAITFEYIPLIRMSNTFLGEGEWKRDELIEDTKRGYLISCMRHPSIDDKRYNWTISAQEAYEIKNGELTTHLRDVALTSTAPKFFKSINAATKDVELVPLPGCGKGDPMQALYVGNGGPYIRGVATVLGVQ, from the coding sequence TTGGAATCGCTTATGGAAGAAGATTTGGCGCTGTTTGCTGTGGGTTATGCGGTTAAATTTGGCGCGGATTACGTGGATGTGAGGCTTGAAGACCATTATAATGAGCTTATAACCGTTGCTGATGGCAAGGTTCAACGTGGAGTCATTAATCGGAAGCGTGGATTGGGCGTTAGAACGCTGGTTAATGGTGCATGGGGTTTTCAGTCAACGACAAATTTAAGTAAAAATGGAGTTAAGCAAGCGGTGGAAATTGCATTCAAAATAGCAAAAGCATCAAGCCGGCATGTCCATGCGCCAGTCAAGCTTGCGCCTACCAAAGCGTACAAGATTTCTTACGAGACTAAGGTAAAGGTTGACTTGGAAAATGTGGCTTTTGAGGATAAGCTTAAAGAGATGATGACATGGGAGAAAAAACTGCACACTTCAAAAAGAATTGTTCGAGGCACAGTTGACTATACGGGAATAAAAATTGACAAAGTCTTCGTGAACAGTGAAGGCGCAAACATTCGTTTTTCTAATTCTGTAGCGTGGGTTGGTTTGAAGGCTGACGCTAAGAAAGGCGATGTGACGCAGTTTTATGAGAAAATGACGGGGCATTCTGGCGGTTATGAAATATTTCAGAAAAAAGACATGGAAGAAATAAGCGCGGAGACTGGAAGAAAAGCAGAGAGTTTGCTGAAGGCTAAGGCTGTCAAGACAGAGAAGGACGCGGTGGTTGTTCTAGACAGCAATTATGTTGCTTTGCTTACGCATGAGATTGTTGGGCATCCAAGCGAGGCGGACAGAGTTCTTGGACGTGAGGCTGCTTGGGCTGGGACAACATGGTGGGCTGACAAGATTGGCGAGAAAATAGGCTCAGACTATTTCACGGCGTATGATGACCCTACGGTTGCTGGCACTCTTGGCTACTTTCTTTACGACGACGAAGGCGTGAAAGCCAAGCGGAAAGTGCTCATTGAAAAGGGTGTTTTAAAAGGGCACATGCACAGCCGCGAGACCGCTGCCATTTTTGGTGTTGAGCCGAACGCGGGGATGCGGGCGATAACGTTCGAGTATATCCCGTTGATTCGCATGTCTAACACTTTTTTGGGCGAGGGTGAATGGAAGAGGGATGAGCTTATTGAGGACACTAAGCGTGGATATTTGATTTCGTGTATGCGGCATCCGTCCATAGATGATAAGCGGTATAACTGGACAATTAGTGCGCAGGAGGCTTATGAGATAAAGAACGGCGAGTTAACAACGCATTTGCGGGACGTAGCCTTAACGTCTACTGCGCCTAAATTCTTCAAAAGTATAAACGCTGCTACCAAAGATGTGGAGCTTGTGCCGTTGCCTGGATGTGGCAAAGGCGACCCGATGCAAGCGTTGTATGTGGGGAATGGTGGTCCTTACATTCGTGGGGTTGCCACTGTTTTGGGGGTGCAATGA
- a CDS encoding N-acetyltransferase, with amino-acid sequence MNKRKKSIKKPKSNIEIRQMTLEDVPSVWHLGEKTFTPSSLQYTYRTWNTDELLSLFSNDPELCLVAEHTKTNKIVGFALGTILKRPFSPWTYGYFVWAGVQKRFQKTGVGRRLYRELEKRFKEKGARIVMVDVESNNPAGIRFIKKLGFKEAQTYVWYSKNLEQ; translated from the coding sequence GTGAACAAACGTAAAAAATCTATAAAAAAGCCTAAATCAAATATCGAAATCCGACAGATGACCTTGGAAGACGTTCCGAGTGTTTGGCATTTGGGCGAGAAAACTTTCACTCCGTCAAGTTTGCAATATACTTACAGAACGTGGAACACTGACGAGTTGCTTTCGCTTTTCAGCAACGACCCGGAACTGTGCCTCGTAGCCGAACATACCAAAACAAACAAAATAGTCGGCTTTGCTTTGGGAACAATTTTGAAACGTCCATTTAGTCCGTGGACGTATGGCTATTTTGTTTGGGCTGGCGTGCAGAAACGCTTCCAGAAAACTGGTGTGGGAAGAAGACTCTACAGAGAACTGGAGAAACGTTTCAAAGAGAAAGGCGCACGCATCGTCATGGTTGACGTGGAAAGCAATAATCCAGCGGGAATACGCTTTATCAAAAAATTAGGCTTTAAAGAGGCACAAACCTACGTCTGGTACAGCAAAAACCTTGAACAATGA
- a CDS encoding TldD/PmbA family protein yields MASALDCLKEAGEAVLRIAEKRGLSEAEAFLVSNRVLTVRLVNNAVFESKGVHDVGVGLRVLKGNMLGFSSTADLSKGSLEKLVDSALATAKARKLPFKYSFPKPSKVPKVSGVYDKRLAELPSEKAVDLAYDMVEASLGYSKKVVDNAGVLNIVNYETLVLNTHGVSAENCGTFFEASLSATAKSGKDVSEGSDATAGRSLKELKPKGVGEKAAEMAVCGLKAKRLKADTYTVILDYEPTHALIGYLSMLVSPLFAKLFSPLLLDKVGKKVASSQLTLVDDPLMPNGVGSAPVDDEGTPSKKNVIIDKGVLKTFVYDSFYGTMEKKRTTASAVRASLAVGVSSFPGKNYNCENVPVPRNAYFEVGKWKREEILEETKNGLLIRRFHYTRLTNPTRGDFTSILRMGLMTVKNGEIVGAVAKSRLLDNLLSMLANVDAVSDKLVVAGGWGDYTHTPVIRTKAHITPID; encoded by the coding sequence ATGGCGTCTGCTTTGGATTGTTTGAAGGAAGCTGGGGAAGCTGTTTTGAGGATTGCTGAGAAGCGAGGATTAAGCGAAGCGGAGGCTTTTCTTGTTTCGAACAGGGTGTTAACTGTTAGGCTTGTGAATAATGCGGTTTTTGAGTCTAAGGGCGTGCATGATGTTGGTGTTGGCTTACGCGTCCTTAAGGGCAATATGCTGGGCTTTAGTTCTACGGCAGACTTGTCGAAAGGGTCTTTGGAGAAGCTTGTTGACTCGGCTTTGGCTACTGCGAAAGCCAGAAAATTGCCGTTCAAATACTCTTTTCCTAAGCCAAGCAAGGTTCCGAAGGTTTCTGGAGTTTATGATAAGCGGTTGGCTGAGCTTCCTTCGGAGAAAGCTGTTGACCTTGCGTATGATATGGTTGAGGCGTCGCTTGGGTATAGCAAGAAGGTTGTGGACAATGCTGGTGTACTGAACATCGTGAATTATGAAACGCTCGTTTTGAACACGCATGGGGTTTCTGCAGAAAACTGTGGAACATTCTTTGAGGCTAGCTTAAGTGCGACGGCTAAAAGTGGAAAAGACGTTTCTGAAGGCTCAGATGCGACTGCCGGGCGAAGCTTAAAAGAGCTTAAGCCAAAAGGCGTCGGCGAGAAAGCGGCGGAGATGGCTGTTTGTGGATTAAAGGCGAAGAGGTTAAAGGCGGACACTTATACGGTGATTTTGGATTATGAGCCAACTCACGCATTAATCGGCTATCTTTCCATGCTGGTTAGTCCATTGTTTGCGAAGCTTTTCTCTCCGCTTTTGTTGGACAAAGTAGGCAAGAAAGTGGCTAGTTCACAGTTGACTTTGGTTGATGACCCTTTAATGCCGAACGGTGTAGGCTCGGCGCCTGTGGATGATGAGGGAACGCCGTCCAAAAAGAATGTTATAATTGATAAAGGCGTTCTGAAAACTTTCGTATACGACAGTTTTTATGGAACTATGGAAAAGAAAAGAACAACCGCAAGCGCTGTTCGGGCGTCGCTGGCTGTTGGCGTTAGCAGTTTTCCAGGCAAAAACTACAATTGCGAGAATGTTCCAGTGCCTAGAAACGCCTATTTTGAAGTTGGAAAATGGAAGCGAGAGGAAATTTTGGAAGAGACAAAGAATGGTTTGCTTATTAGACGTTTTCATTATACGCGGTTGACGAATCCGACGCGTGGCGATTTTACGAGTATTCTGCGGATGGGCTTGATGACTGTGAAGAACGGCGAAATAGTAGGTGCTGTTGCGAAGTCAAGACTACTGGATAATTTGCTGAGCATGCTGGCGAATGTTGACGCTGTTTCAGATAAACTGGTTGTTGCAGGCGGCTGGGGAGACTACACGCACACGCCAGTAATCCGTACAAAAGCGCACATTACACCAATAGATTAG